Within the Gordonia westfalica genome, the region GCGGCGGACATAGCCCGCTCTCACCAGCAGCTTGTGGCTGGGAACCTCGGCATCGGCCGGGTCATCGCGCAGGGTCCGCAGGAACAGGGTCGACATGCGTGTGATCACGACAAACCAGCTTAGTTATGGTGTTCCGGTGCTCGTCATCCTCCCTCCCTCCGAGACCAAATCCGACGGTGGGCGCGGGGCTCCCCTCGATCTGGACACCCTGTCGTTTCCCGAGTTGAACCCGGTCCGCAAGCGCATCGGTGAGGCCATCGTCGACCTGGCCGGTGACCTCGACGCGAGCCGCACGGCGCTCGGTCTGGGTGCGACGCAGCTCTCCGAGGTCGATCGCAACGCCGACCTCTGGCTCTCCCCCACCCGCCCGGCCATCGAGCGCTACACCGGCGTCCTCTACGACGCCCTCGACCACGCCTCGCTGACCAAGGCCGGCAAGACGAAGGCCGCCGACCGGCTGGCGATCGGTTCCGCCTTGTTCGGAGTGGTCCGGGCCGCCGACGCGATCCCCGCCTACCGGCTGTCGGGTGGTTCCAAGCTCCCCGGGATGCCGACCCTCGCGTCGATCTGGAAGCCCGAACTGTCGCCCGCACTCGACGCGGTCGACGACTTCGTCGTCGATCTGCGCTCCGGGGTGTACCAGCAACTGGGCCCCGTGAGCGGCGCGGTGACCGCAACGGTCATGACCGAACAGCCGGACGGGTCGCGCAAGGTCGTGAGCCACTTCAACAAGCACTACAAGGGGCTGATGGCCCGTGAACTGGTGCGCACGCGACGCAATGTCCGTGACGTCAACGGCCTGGCCGCCGTCCTTTCCGACGCGGGAAAACGCGTCGAGATCGCCGCACCCGACCAGATCGTCGTGCTGACGGACTAGGGGTCCACCCCCGCGTCGGCCGCTTCCTGCGCGGCCTGTCCCTCGGCGACCTGCTCCGGGGTGAACCGCATGAACAGGACCACGATCGCGGCGATGACCGCGATCCCGGCGCACGCGGCGAAGGCGAGGCCGTAGCCCTCCGCCTGGGCCGCCAGCTGGGCGGGGTTCATGGTCTCGACCGGTTCGGTGGTGCCGCCCTTCGACAGCGCCCGCGAGGTGACCATCGCGCCGACGACGACGAGGCCGACCGCACCGCCGAGGTTCTGGGCGACCTGCGCGAGGGCGGTCAGCGGACCGATCTCGTGCGCGCCGACGCCGGCGACGACGGACAGGGTCAGCGGGATCACCGCGAGTCCCACCCCGAAACCGATGACCACCACCGGGATGAAGATGCCCGGGAAGTAGTCGGGCGCGTCGGTGGCGATCGACGAGGCGTAGAAGCAGCCGGCGAGGATGACCGCGCCGCCGACGAGGACAAGCCAGCGGGGCTGGACCATCAGGGCGAGTTTCGACGCGATCGCCGCGGCGATCCCGAGACCGAAGGCGAACGGGACGACCGCCAGGCCGCTCTGGATCGGCGAGTACTTCAGGATGCCCTGCAGATACAGCGAGATGAAGACCGCCATGCACATCATGATCATGCTGGCGAACAGGATCGCCAGGAGCGCCGCGACGCGTGAGGTGTTGTCGAACAGCGAGAACGGCAGGATCGGGTTGCGGGCGCGCCGCTCGACCACGACGAAGGCGATGAGCGCGAGTGCGCCGAGCACGAACGACACCACGACGACGGGTGACCCCCACCCGTTGGGGCCCTCGTTGACACCGAGCACCAGCAGCGTGCACCCGAGCGTGCCGAGCACCGCGCCGGGGACGTCGAGCGGCAGCCGCTCCCCCTGCGACTCGCGGAGCGCGACGATGGCACCGATCACGACGACCAGACCGATGGGCACGTTGATGAGGAACACGAGCCGCCACGACACCTCGGTCAGGACGCCACCCACGATCAGCCCGGCCACCGATCCGACGCCCGTCATGGCCGCGTAGATGGCAAAGGCCTGACTGCGCGGTTTGCCCGGCGCGAAAGTGGTCGCGACCAGCGCCATCGCGGTCGGTGCGGCCACCGCCGCCGACGCACCCTGCAACGCGCGGCCGATGATCAGGCTCGCCTCGTTCCAGGCCAGACCGCACAGCAGCGAGGTCAGGGTGAAGGCCACGACGCCGACGATGAACATCCGTTTGCGGCCGAAGGTGTCACCGAGACGACCGCCGAGCAGCATCAGCCCGCCGAAGGCGAGTACGTAACTGCTGATGACCCAGTTGGCGCTGGATTCGGAGAGCGACAGGGCCTCCCGGATCCGCGGGAGGGCCAGCGCCGCGACGGTGCCGTCGAGCACCATGAGCAGCTGCATTCCGGACAGCACCAGGATCGGCAATCCGAAGACCGGACGGAACTGGGAGGTGCCCACGGTTCCAGCGTGCACGGATCCGGGATTCGACATAAGGCACGACGGTACCGGCCCACCGCTCCGATGTGCCAATCCCTGTTGATTCGCCGATCGCTGTTGATTCGGTGGTGCCGCTCGCTCAGGCGCCTTCGGTGAAAGCGGCCACCTGCCCGATGACG harbors:
- a CDS encoding DHA2 family efflux MFS transporter permease subunit — encoded protein: MSNPGSVHAGTVGTSQFRPVFGLPILVLSGMQLLMVLDGTVAALALPRIREALSLSESSANWVISSYVLAFGGLMLLGGRLGDTFGRKRMFIVGVVAFTLTSLLCGLAWNEASLIIGRALQGASAAVAAPTAMALVATTFAPGKPRSQAFAIYAAMTGVGSVAGLIVGGVLTEVSWRLVFLINVPIGLVVVIGAIVALRESQGERLPLDVPGAVLGTLGCTLLVLGVNEGPNGWGSPVVVVSFVLGALALIAFVVVERRARNPILPFSLFDNTSRVAALLAILFASMIMMCMAVFISLYLQGILKYSPIQSGLAVVPFAFGLGIAAAIASKLALMVQPRWLVLVGGAVILAGCFYASSIATDAPDYFPGIFIPVVVIGFGVGLAVIPLTLSVVAGVGAHEIGPLTALAQVAQNLGGAVGLVVVGAMVTSRALSKGGTTEPVETMNPAQLAAQAEGYGLAFAACAGIAVIAAIVVLFMRFTPEQVAEGQAAQEAADAGVDP
- the yaaA gene encoding peroxide stress protein YaaA yields the protein MRVITTNQLSYGVPVLVILPPSETKSDGGRGAPLDLDTLSFPELNPVRKRIGEAIVDLAGDLDASRTALGLGATQLSEVDRNADLWLSPTRPAIERYTGVLYDALDHASLTKAGKTKAADRLAIGSALFGVVRAADAIPAYRLSGGSKLPGMPTLASIWKPELSPALDAVDDFVVDLRSGVYQQLGPVSGAVTATVMTEQPDGSRKVVSHFNKHYKGLMARELVRTRRNVRDVNGLAAVLSDAGKRVEIAAPDQIVVLTD